From Passer domesticus isolate bPasDom1 chromosome 5, bPasDom1.hap1, whole genome shotgun sequence, the proteins below share one genomic window:
- the CSNK1E gene encoding casein kinase I isoform X1: MELRVGNKYRLGRKIGSGSFGDIYLGANIATGEEVAIKLECVKTKHPQLHIESKFYKMMQGGVGIPSIKWCGAEGDYNVMVMELLGPSLEDLFNFCSRKFSLKTVLLLADQMISRIEYIHSKNFIHRDVKPDNFLMGLGKKGNLVYIIDFGLAKKYRDARTHQHIPYRENKNLTGTARYASINTHLGIEQSRRDDLESLGYVLMYFNLGSLPWQGLKAATKRQKYERISEKKMSTPIEVLCKGYPSEFSTYLNFCRSLRFDDKPDYSYLRQLFRNLFHRQGFSYDYVFDWNMLKFGAARNPEDMDRERREHEREERMGQLRGSATRALPPGPPAGATANRLRNVTEPMASTPTSRIQQSGNTSPRAISRVDRERKVSMRLHRGAPANVSSSDLTGRQEVSRISASQTSVPFDHLGK, translated from the exons GAGCCAATATTGCAACTGGTGAAGAGGTGGCCATCAAACTGGAATGTGTCAAAACcaagcatccccagctccacaTTGAAAGCAAGTTCTACAAGATGATGCAGGGAGGAG tgGGTATCCCCTCCATTAAGTGGTGTGGAGCAGAGGGGGACTACAATGTGatggtgatggagctcttggGGCCCAGCCTGGAAGATCTCTTCAACTTCTGTTCCCGCAAATTTAGTCTCAAGACagttctgctgctggcagaCCAGATG ATCAGTCGTATTGAGTACATTCATTCCAAGAACTTCATCCATCGGGATGTGAAGCCAGACAACTTCCTTATGGGCCTTGGCAAAAAGGGCAACCTAGTATACATCATTGATTTTGGTTTGGCCAAGAAGTACCGAGACGCCCGGACCCACCAGCACATCCCTTACCGGGAAAACAAGAATCTGACTGGCACAGCCCGTTACGCCTCCATCAACACCCACCTGGGAATTG AACAAAGTCGCCGTGATGACCTGGAGAGCCTGGGTTATGTGCTCATGTATTTCAACCTGGGCTcgctgccctggcagggcctcaAGGCTGCCACCAAGCGCCAAAAGTACGAGAGGATCAGCGAGAAAAAGATGTCAACACCCATCGAGGTGCTCTGCAAAGGGTACCCTT ctgagttCTCGACATACCTCAACTTCTGCCGTTCACTGAGGTTTGATGATAAACCTGACTACTCGTACCTGCGGCAACTCTTCCGCAACCTCTTCCACCGCCAAGGCTTCTCCTATGACTACGTCTTTGACTGGAACATGCTTAAATTT GGAGCAGCCCGGAACCCTGAGGATATGGATCGGGAGCGGCGAGAGCATGAGCGGGAGGAGAGGATGGGGCAACTCCGAGGGTCAGCCACGCGAGCGCTgccccccggcccgcccgccggAGCCACTGCCAACCGTCTTCGCAATGTCACCGAGCCCATGGCCTCCACGCCCACCTCCCGAATCCAGCAGTCCG GCAACACGTCCCCCAGAGCAATCTCAAGAGTGGACAGGGAGCGGAAGGTCAGCATGAGGTTACACCGAGGAGCTCCTGCCAACGTCTCCTCATCTGACCTCACAGGGCGGCAAGAAGTGTCACGGATTTCAGCATCACAG ACAAGTGTGCCATTTGATCACCTTGGGAAGTGA
- the CSNK1E gene encoding casein kinase I isoform X2, translated as MELRVGNKYRLGRKIGSGSFGDIYLGANIATGEEVAIKLECVKTKHPQLHIESKFYKMMQGGVGIPSIKWCGAEGDYNVMVMELLGPSLEDLFNFCSRKFSLKTVLLLADQMISRIEYIHSKNFIHRDVKPDNFLMGLGKKGNLVYIIDFGLAKKYRDARTHQHIPYRENKNLTGTARYASINTHLGIAEFSTYLNFCRSLRFDDKPDYSYLRQLFRNLFHRQGFSYDYVFDWNMLKFGAARNPEDMDRERREHEREERMGQLRGSATRALPPGPPAGATANRLRNVTEPMASTPTSRIQQSGNTSPRAISRVDRERKVSMRLHRGAPANVSSSDLTGRQEVSRISASQTSVPFDHLGK; from the exons GAGCCAATATTGCAACTGGTGAAGAGGTGGCCATCAAACTGGAATGTGTCAAAACcaagcatccccagctccacaTTGAAAGCAAGTTCTACAAGATGATGCAGGGAGGAG tgGGTATCCCCTCCATTAAGTGGTGTGGAGCAGAGGGGGACTACAATGTGatggtgatggagctcttggGGCCCAGCCTGGAAGATCTCTTCAACTTCTGTTCCCGCAAATTTAGTCTCAAGACagttctgctgctggcagaCCAGATG ATCAGTCGTATTGAGTACATTCATTCCAAGAACTTCATCCATCGGGATGTGAAGCCAGACAACTTCCTTATGGGCCTTGGCAAAAAGGGCAACCTAGTATACATCATTGATTTTGGTTTGGCCAAGAAGTACCGAGACGCCCGGACCCACCAGCACATCCCTTACCGGGAAAACAAGAATCTGACTGGCACAGCCCGTTACGCCTCCATCAACACCCACCTGGGAATTG ctgagttCTCGACATACCTCAACTTCTGCCGTTCACTGAGGTTTGATGATAAACCTGACTACTCGTACCTGCGGCAACTCTTCCGCAACCTCTTCCACCGCCAAGGCTTCTCCTATGACTACGTCTTTGACTGGAACATGCTTAAATTT GGAGCAGCCCGGAACCCTGAGGATATGGATCGGGAGCGGCGAGAGCATGAGCGGGAGGAGAGGATGGGGCAACTCCGAGGGTCAGCCACGCGAGCGCTgccccccggcccgcccgccggAGCCACTGCCAACCGTCTTCGCAATGTCACCGAGCCCATGGCCTCCACGCCCACCTCCCGAATCCAGCAGTCCG GCAACACGTCCCCCAGAGCAATCTCAAGAGTGGACAGGGAGCGGAAGGTCAGCATGAGGTTACACCGAGGAGCTCCTGCCAACGTCTCCTCATCTGACCTCACAGGGCGGCAAGAAGTGTCACGGATTTCAGCATCACAG ACAAGTGTGCCATTTGATCACCTTGGGAAGTGA